In Rubrivirga marina, the following are encoded in one genomic region:
- a CDS encoding adenylate/guanylate cyclase domain-containing protein produces MGRPRLGTSHGRQAARLAPSLIVAWTVTAFVAARVVGIEPPQGETVATAITRSAILGVVLGGVGAWLETGPLARAGRRFPLGAALAARTVAYALAVILGMLAIITVVLWVERRESPAEVLRSPQFWSFVRESNIGLMFVLLVGASFLINLNLQLRRVLGPETLLALLVGRYRRPVREERAFVFLDLTDSTAWAERLGPLAFTDFKNDFFADVAEPVLATGGRIVQYVGDEVMVSWPMKRAERDAAPLRFFFLVDARIEARAERYRQRYGEVPRFKAGCHGGWVVTAEVGDLKRDIVHSGDVVNTAARIEGECRPRGRRLIVSEALHARMPALEETTTEPLGDAPLRGKAEPVALVAIEAARLGTSAGPPAG; encoded by the coding sequence GTGGGCCGGCCGCGCCTCGGAACCAGCCACGGGCGGCAGGCCGCGCGGCTCGCCCCGTCACTCATCGTGGCGTGGACGGTCACCGCCTTCGTGGCCGCCCGCGTGGTGGGGATCGAGCCGCCACAGGGCGAGACCGTCGCCACGGCGATTACGCGGTCGGCCATCCTCGGGGTCGTGCTCGGAGGCGTCGGGGCGTGGCTCGAGACCGGACCGCTGGCCCGCGCCGGGCGGCGGTTCCCGCTCGGCGCGGCACTCGCGGCTCGGACCGTCGCCTACGCCCTCGCCGTGATCCTGGGCATGCTCGCGATCATCACTGTCGTGTTGTGGGTCGAGCGCAGGGAGTCGCCGGCCGAGGTCCTGCGGTCGCCGCAGTTCTGGTCGTTCGTGCGCGAGAGCAACATCGGCCTGATGTTCGTGCTCCTCGTCGGAGCCTCCTTCCTCATCAACCTGAACCTTCAACTCCGACGGGTCCTCGGGCCGGAGACGCTGCTGGCCCTCCTGGTCGGGCGCTACCGGCGGCCGGTCCGCGAGGAGCGCGCGTTCGTGTTCCTCGACCTCACCGACTCGACGGCGTGGGCCGAGCGCCTCGGTCCGCTCGCCTTCACCGACTTCAAGAACGACTTCTTCGCCGACGTCGCCGAGCCGGTCCTCGCCACGGGCGGCCGGATCGTCCAGTACGTGGGCGATGAGGTGATGGTGTCGTGGCCGATGAAGCGGGCCGAGCGCGACGCGGCGCCGCTCCGGTTCTTCTTCCTCGTCGACGCCCGGATCGAGGCCCGCGCCGAGCGCTACCGCCAGCGCTACGGCGAGGTCCCGCGGTTCAAGGCGGGCTGCCACGGCGGCTGGGTCGTCACGGCCGAGGTCGGCGACCTCAAGCGCGACATCGTCCACTCGGGCGACGTGGTCAACACGGCGGCGCGGATCGAGGGCGAGTGCCGGCCGCGCGGACGGCGGCTGATCGTCTCGGAGGCGCTCCACGCGCGGATGCCGGCGCTCGAGGAGACCACCACCGAACCGCTGGGCGACGCCCCGCTCCGCGGGAAGGCCGAGCCCGTGGCGCTCGTCGCCATCGAGGCCGCCCGCCTCGGCACGTCGGCGGGCCCGCCCGCGGGCTGA
- a CDS encoding ATP-binding cassette domain-containing protein — translation MPGVPLTATDLSKRYGTADALRLDDLTIEAGERVGLVGNNGAGKTTFLRLALDLIEPTTGAVVLDGIRVGGPDLGWKHRVGAYLDAGFLVDFLRPQEYFRLVGGAYGMSAATTDARVERFRPFLGAALEGGRLIRDLSLGNAGKVGIVGALLPGTGLVVLDEPFANLDPGARIALERLLREDTGGATVLVSSHDLDHVVGVCTRVLVLADGQLVRDTPATPDTHAELRAFFEAGGGAMAA, via the coding sequence ATGCCCGGCGTCCCGCTCACCGCCACCGACCTGTCGAAGCGCTACGGCACGGCCGACGCGCTCCGCCTCGACGACCTCACGATCGAGGCCGGCGAGCGCGTCGGGCTCGTCGGCAACAACGGGGCGGGGAAGACGACCTTCCTCCGCCTCGCGCTCGATCTCATCGAACCGACGACCGGCGCCGTGGTGCTCGACGGGATCCGCGTCGGCGGGCCGGATCTGGGGTGGAAGCACCGCGTCGGCGCGTACCTCGACGCCGGCTTCCTCGTCGACTTTCTTCGGCCTCAGGAGTACTTCCGGCTCGTTGGCGGGGCGTACGGGATGAGCGCCGCGACCACCGACGCGCGCGTCGAGCGGTTCCGGCCGTTCCTCGGGGCCGCGCTCGAGGGCGGCCGGCTCATCCGCGACCTCTCGCTGGGGAATGCCGGGAAAGTGGGGATCGTCGGAGCCCTCCTGCCCGGGACCGGGCTCGTCGTCCTCGACGAGCCGTTCGCCAACCTCGACCCCGGCGCGCGGATCGCGCTCGAACGGCTGCTCCGCGAGGACACCGGCGGCGCGACGGTCCTCGTGTCGAGCCACGACCTCGACCACGTCGTCGGCGTGTGCACGCGGGTGCTGGTGCTGGCCGACGGCCAGCTCGTGCGCGACACGCCCGCGACGCCCGACACGCACGCCGAGCTCCGGGCCTTTTTCGAGGCCGGCGGAGGCGCGATGGCCGCCTGA
- a CDS encoding DUF5687 family protein: protein MVASLLRLQLLAFWRAPYLGGRIALALAKGAGVAYAVGAAAILGFVLPDLLGAVAPGLPALASVDAAVLPALAVLLVGRQVFQDVPTRGATAFLTLPVSRQRVAAAVLLRSATTPFGVVPLAFAVPFAARAVRAEAGAPAAWAFGLAVLALVVVSHALLVVWKTRLGARPVRTIGVVAGTVGLVAALEGATGGLMAHVRAGGLGLAVLGALAAATLVLAYHALVAALYLDAGGSRRASAARAITGLDRGGTRAFLDLDRRLVTRATFPRSVLANAAVVSVVLTVGALLARRHPAGAFVPTELVLLFSTGPVAGSFGQYAVSFASGYTDRLLTLPGGVEAFVRAKWAGVVVATVTLGVVQAGLVFALASDLVDLVGVSVVFSLGVLAPAALWGATLGPKPLDVSERLLFVNTQSFGAQLLVGSTAALAGGVLSLAGPDRGALVAAALGLVGILLTPLWLRALVRRIHRRRHVVAARFRSAL from the coding sequence GTGGTCGCCTCCCTCCTCCGTCTCCAACTGCTCGCGTTCTGGCGCGCGCCGTACCTCGGCGGGCGGATCGCCCTCGCGCTCGCGAAGGGGGCCGGCGTGGCGTACGCCGTCGGCGCGGCGGCCATCCTCGGGTTCGTGCTGCCGGATTTGCTCGGCGCCGTCGCGCCCGGGCTCCCGGCGCTGGCGAGTGTCGACGCGGCGGTGCTCCCCGCGCTGGCGGTCCTCCTCGTCGGACGGCAGGTGTTCCAGGACGTCCCGACGCGGGGCGCGACGGCGTTCCTGACGCTGCCCGTCTCGCGGCAGCGCGTGGCCGCGGCCGTCCTGCTGCGGTCGGCGACGACGCCGTTCGGGGTGGTCCCGCTCGCGTTCGCCGTCCCGTTCGCGGCGCGGGCGGTCCGGGCGGAGGCCGGCGCCCCCGCCGCATGGGCGTTCGGGCTGGCGGTCCTGGCGCTCGTCGTCGTGTCGCACGCGCTGCTCGTCGTGTGGAAGACGCGCCTCGGTGCGCGGCCAGTGCGGACGATCGGCGTCGTCGCCGGGACGGTCGGCCTCGTGGCGGCGCTGGAGGGGGCCACGGGCGGGCTGATGGCACACGTCCGGGCAGGCGGGCTCGGACTCGCCGTGCTGGGCGCGCTGGCCGCGGCCACCCTGGTCCTGGCCTATCACGCGCTTGTCGCCGCGCTCTACCTCGACGCGGGCGGGTCGCGCCGCGCGTCCGCCGCGCGAGCGATCACCGGGCTGGACCGCGGCGGCACCCGGGCGTTTCTCGACCTCGACCGCCGCCTCGTGACGCGGGCGACGTTCCCCCGGAGCGTCCTCGCGAACGCCGCCGTCGTCAGCGTCGTCCTGACCGTCGGCGCGCTCCTGGCCCGGCGGCATCCCGCCGGTGCGTTCGTGCCGACGGAGCTCGTCCTCCTCTTCTCGACCGGTCCGGTGGCCGGCTCGTTCGGCCAGTACGCCGTCTCGTTCGCCAGCGGCTACACCGACCGGCTCCTCACGCTGCCCGGCGGCGTCGAGGCGTTCGTCCGCGCGAAGTGGGCCGGCGTGGTCGTGGCGACCGTCACGCTCGGTGTGGTGCAGGCCGGCCTCGTGTTCGCTCTCGCCTCCGACTTGGTCGACCTCGTCGGCGTGTCGGTCGTGTTCAGCCTTGGAGTCCTGGCGCCGGCCGCACTGTGGGGCGCGACGCTCGGTCCGAAGCCGCTCGACGTGTCGGAGCGGCTCCTGTTCGTCAACACCCAATCGTTCGGGGCGCAACTCCTGGTGGGCTCGACGGCGGCGCTGGCCGGCGGCGTGCTCTCTCTCGCCGGCCCCGACCGGGGCGCGCTCGTGGCCGCGGCCCTCGGCCTCGTCGGGATCCTGCTCACGCCGCTCTGGCTCCGGGCCCTCGTCCGGCGTATCCACCGCCGTCGGCACGTCGTCGCGGCCCGCTTTCGCTCCGCCCTCTAG
- a CDS encoding sigma-70 family RNA polymerase sigma factor — protein sequence MPSPVAHDVTQLLALARDGDQRALDRVLPLVYEEVRRLARSQRYRNGASETLNTTALVHEAYEKLALHDGDYVDRQHFFRVAARAIRQVLIDAARARKAEKRGGGTPDVSLDGVAVASPARDDEALALDEALDRLAALDDRQAQIVELRYFVGLTVPETADVLDLSPATVKRDWAAARAWLYREMQRTRDEGEMA from the coding sequence ATGCCCTCCCCCGTGGCTCACGACGTCACACAGCTCCTGGCCCTCGCTCGCGACGGCGACCAGCGCGCGCTCGACCGTGTGCTGCCGCTCGTCTACGAGGAGGTCCGCCGGCTGGCTCGGAGCCAGCGCTACCGGAACGGGGCCTCGGAGACGCTCAACACGACGGCGCTCGTCCACGAGGCGTACGAGAAGCTGGCCCTCCACGACGGCGATTACGTCGACCGTCAGCACTTCTTCCGCGTCGCCGCGCGGGCCATCCGGCAGGTCCTCATCGACGCCGCCCGGGCGCGGAAAGCGGAGAAGCGTGGCGGCGGGACGCCCGACGTCTCGCTCGACGGCGTCGCCGTGGCCAGCCCGGCCCGGGACGACGAGGCGCTCGCGCTCGACGAGGCGCTCGACCGGCTCGCCGCGCTCGACGACCGCCAGGCCCAGATCGTTGAGCTCCGCTACTTCGTCGGGCTCACGGTGCCCGAGACGGCCGACGTCCTCGACCTCTCGCCGGCGACCGTCAAGCGCGACTGGGCCGCCGCGCGGGCGTGGCTCTACCGCGAGATGCAGCGAACTCGCGACGAGGGCGAGATGGCCTGA